The Neurospora crassa OR74A linkage group IV, whole genome shotgun sequence genome has a segment encoding these proteins:
- a CDS encoding DUF625 domain-containing protein, variant: protein MMAHPVPHHTTDKKRVKVYELRNNDWFDRGTGFCTAQFVPVQENQPKEPRVIVESEDHPDRLLLETKIVKDDGFQKQQDTLIVWTENNVDMALSFQEAEGCAMIWKFIDGVQQTFHNVLGGADDSLSEDLTMDMSNSTFTLPPADLANLPDLENIMRQMSNTANGREMLVKSIMEHDIIPSLGNLVEMAEDLESLDDLFRLCNMTKTMLLLNDTAIIEKAVSDECVLGVVGALEYDPDFPKHKANHRQWLSNQTRFKEVVKIEDDTIRRKIQQTFRLLYLKDVVLARILDDPTFSVLNSLIFFNQVDIINHIQTNGGFLNDLFSIFADPSAQHLRKKQAVTFLHDCCAIAKNLQPPARQNLYTNFLGHGLVRVINFGLCDHDVTVRVHATDILVAMIDHDPQMVRHTIYRQLQERQKPLTDVIIDLLLVEVDLGVKSQMQDALRILLDVAPIMPPDAREYPPNQQRLRQLQSIDPQQELLIQHFYENSAARLFKPLLDLEGQTELKFQPMQEYIFGYLNDILCSFIRQHQHRAKYFLITHSLAQRFVQLLSCKQKHLQLVAIRFIKQLVLMNDEFYMKHIAEKQILGPILDVLLRAITRDNLLCSACLDLFVLINKENVKDLIKHLVENYREKIMALSHMDTFREMVSRYDQTEGYTTNPEYFMDEDEDEGPTAAESERRPTRPTSGLMEEQLTVDQAQEEYWNGVSDEEDEGPQNDSHRTNGTATTLPLLKPLVEYGSDDEDGVAGDEATAPAKKDDEDNSAKSNGEPPVTPTKGGPATAAAAAVVATPPERISEKRRREEDEDDDAFDKLLQSKRRGSNASAASAGADIRKKMGISEDDGPAAEGATTEDNGTSMADRTSPNPASPLAAATAVTTSLSTPKKIAFNISSKVKSMLGGGGGGKPSEPEADPNTTTTSANDKAQETSITTGATTASGKENVRIGEREEKEEGKETSKSVVQEVEGEEEEDPNAMKD, encoded by the exons ATGATGGCACACCCGGTGCCTCATCACACAACGGACAAGAAGCGCGTCAAGGTCTACGAACTCCGTAACAATGACTGGTTCGATCGCGGTACCGGCTTCTGCACCGCCCAGTTCGTCCCCGTCCAGGAGAACCAGCCAAAGGAGCCCCGCGTTATCGTCGAATCCGAAGACCACCCCGACCGGCTTCTACTCGAGACCAAGATCGTTAAAGACGATGGCTTTCAAAAACAACAAG ATACCCTGATTGTATGGACCGAGAACAATGTGGATATGGCCTTGAGCTTCCAGGAAGCCGAGGGTTGCGCCATGATATG GAAATTTATTGACGGCGTCCAACAAACCTTCCACAATGTCCTGGGCGGCGCCGACGACAGTCTCTCCGAGGATCTTACTATGGATATGTCAAACTCGACTTTCACGCTCCCCCCGGCCGATCTGGCGAACCTACCCGACCTCGAGAATATCATGCGCCAGATGTCCAATACCGCTAATGGCCGCGAGATGCTGGTCAAGTCCATCATGGAGCACGACATCATACCCTCATTAGGCAACCTAGTCGAGATGGCGGAAGATCTCGAGAGCCTCGACGACCTATTTCGTCTTTGCAACATGACCAAGACGATGCTCCTCCTAAACGACACTGCAATCATTGAAAAGGCTGTTTCTGATGAATGTGTCCTCGGTGTGGTGGGTGCCCTCGAGTACGATCCCGACTTCCCGAAGCACAAGGCGAACCACCGGCAGTGGTTGAGCAACCAGACCCGTTTCAAGGAGGTGGTCAAGATTGAGGATGATACAATCCGGCGCAAGATTCAACAGACCTTCCGCTTGCTGTATCTCAAGGATGTGGTTCTGGCCCGAATCCTAGATGACCCGACCTTCTCCGTCCTCAACtcgctcatcttcttcaaccaGGTTGATATCATCAACCATATCCAGACTAACGGTGGGTTCCTAAACGACCTCTTCTCGATATTCGCCGACCCCTCTGCGCAACACCTACGCAAAAAACAGGCCGTTACTTTCCTCCACGATTGCTGTGCCATCGCCAAGAATCTTCAACCACCAGCAAGGCAAAATCTGTATACCAATTTCCTTGGTCATGGTCTTGTTCGTGTCATTAACTTCGGCTTGTGTGATCACGACGTCACTGTACGAGTTCATGCTACTGATATCCTCGTGGCCATGATTGATCACGATCCCCAGATGGTTCGGCATACGATTTACCGACAGCTGCAGGAACGTCAGAAGCCTCTCACTGATGTGATCATCGACCTTCTTCTGGTTGAGGTTGATCTCGGTGTCAAGTCGCAAATGCAGGATGCCCTTCGGATTTTGCTCGATGTGGCGCCGATCATGCCGCCAGATGCAAGAGAGTATCCTCCCAACCAGCAGCGATTGAGACAGCTTCAGAGCATCGACCCGCAGCAAGAACTTCTGATACAGCACTTCTATGAAAACTCGGCCGCCAGGCTTTTTAAGCCACTGCTCGATCTCGAAGGGCAGACGGAGTTGAAGTTCCAGCCCATGCAGGAGTACATCTTCGGCTACCTGAACGACATACTCTGCTCCTTCAtccgacaacaccaacacagGGCCAAGTACTTCCTCATCACCCACAGTCTGGCACAGCGCTTCGTTCAGTTGCTTTCATGCAAGCAAAAGCATCTGCAGCTCG TGGCCATTCGATTTATCAAGCAACTGGTATTGATGAACGACGAATTTTACATGAAGCACATTGCAGAGAAGCAAATTCTCGGCCCTATTCTCGATGTGCTATTAAGAGCGATTACCCGCGACAACCTTCTTTGTTCAGCTTGCCTCGATCTTTTCGTCCTCATTAATAAGGAGAATGTTAAGGACCTAATTAAGCACCTCGTGGAAAATTACCGGGAAAAGATTATGGCGCTGTCGCACATGGATACCTTCCGCGAAATGGTCAGTCGGTACGACCAGACGGAAGGCTACACAACCAATCCCGAGTATTTCAtggatgaagacgaagatgagggACCAACTGCGGCCGAGAGCGAAAGGAGACCGACGAGGCCGACCTCCGGTCTGATGGAGGAACAACTCACCGTCGACCAGGCTCAAGAGGAATACTGGAACGGCGTATcggacgaagaggatgaaggacCTCAAAATGACTCCCATCGTACCAACGGCACCGCTACTACTCTTCCTCTGCTGAAGCCCTTAGTCGAATACGGCTCGGATGATGAAGACGGCGTGGCGGGTGATGAGGCAACTGCCCCAGCAAAGAAGGACGATGAAGACAACAGCGCAAAGTCGAACGGCGAACCACCAGTAACACCAACAAAAGGTGGGCCGGCCAcagccgccgctgccgccgttgTCGCCACCCCGCCAGAGAGGATCTCTGAGAAGCGGCGCcgtgaagaagacgaggatgacgatgcgTTCGACAAGTTACTGCAGTCCAAGCGCCGAGGGAGCAATGCCAGTGCCGCGAGCGCCGGTGCAGACATTCGCAAGAAGATGGGTATCTCTGAGGATGATGGACCTGCGGCCGAGGGTGCCACCACCGAGGACAATGGTACTTCAATGGCAGATCGCACATCTCCTAACCCTGCTTCCCCTCTAGCTGCTGCCACCGCCGTCACTACGAGTCTAAGCACACCAAAGAAAATTGCTTTCAATATCTCTTCCAAAGTCAAAAGCatgcttggtggtggtggtggtgggaaacCTTCGGAGCCGGAGGCAGATCCCAATACAACAACGACTAGCGCGAATGATAAAGCGCAAGAAACTTCAATAACAACGGGTGCTACAACTGCATCAGGAAAGGAAAATGTGAGGATaggagaaagagaggagaaggaggaggggaaggagactTCAAAGTCAGTGGTacaagaagtggaaggggaagaagaagaagatccaAACGCAATGAAAGACTAG